GATCAGCAGGTCGTCCCTCTGGGGTCCGATGGGGCACACGCCGGTGGTTTTCTCCTGTTTTTGGCAGGCCTCGAGGGACTCCCAAAAATCCAGGTGAAGGTCCTCGAGACCCTTTCCTCCCCTTTTCAGTTCCACCGTGACGCCCCTGGGAAGCAGCCCCTCGCCCTTTTCCAGGCCGTTGCGGATCAGGTCCGTGGCGGTGAGGCGGCACGCCCATATCCAGGTAGCGAGGGGGGCCATGACCCTGGCGGTAGCGGCGAGGTTCCTGCCCTGCCGGAGAGCGGCGTTCCTCTGCCTCAGTGCCCTGCCGTACTCGTGGAGCCTCAGGGCATAAAGGGGAAAGAGGAGCGCACAGAGACGGTCCACGAGCCGTCTCCTCGTCGCCGGGGAGCCCTCCACCAGGGAGAGATCGTTGGGGAGGAATATCAGCGAAGGGACCAGGGGCCTTAGTTGGGAGGAGCGAAGGGGCGATCCGCCCTTCCTCGCGACTATGCGGGCGCCGATGCCGACCCTGACCTCGAGGGTTTCCTCTCCATCGAAGTCGGCGGAGAGGAAGGTCCCCCTCCCGGGGTCGGACCAGCTGCGGAGGTCGGAGGTCCTCCCGCCCCTGAGGGAACCCCACCCCGTCAGGATGTGGAGCGCTTCGAGAACATTGGTTTTTCCTGATCCATTCGGACCCAGGAGCAAGTGAAGCCCCTCCACCCATTGCAGGCGCCGGGGCTTCAGGTTTCTGAATCCTTCCCATTGGGTGGCCGATATTTTCATACCGTTTCTTCCGTGTTCTCCTCCTCGGGAAGGGTTATGGGCATCAGGACATAGAGGAAGCTGTCCTCCCTTGGCCTGGAGAGGGTCATCTGGCCATTGGGTCCGTTGAAAGACAGGTGTGCCACCGTCCCGTGGAGGGCTTTCAACCCCTCCAGCAGGTACTTCACGTTGAAGGCTATCCTGAGGGGTTCCCCATCGCAATCGCCGGAGATTTCCTCGAAGGCCTCGCCCACTTCAGGAGCCTTGGCCTGCATCTTGAGGTTCCCGGCGGGCGCCAGTTCAAAAACGACCATCCTGCTGAAATCACGGACCACCACCTCAGCCCTCTCGAGGGCTTCTATGAAGAGCTCCCGGTCGATGGTCAGCCAGGAGGTCCTTTCCGTCGATAGAACCTTTTCGTAGGGTGGAAATCTTGATTCCACCCTCCTCACCGAAAACTCGATGTCCTTTGTCTTGAAGTAGACCTGGGCGTCATCCTTGAGGACCCAGACCTCCTCATCGCCCTCGACGTTGGAGAGAGCCCTCAGCAGTTCCCTAA
The window above is part of the Thermovirga sp. genome. Proteins encoded here:
- a CDS encoding DNA replication/repair protein RecF; this encodes MKISATQWEGFRNLKPRRLQWVEGLHLLLGPNGSGKTNVLEALHILTGWGSLRGGRTSDLRSWSDPGRGTFLSADFDGEETLEVRVGIGARIVARKGGSPLRSSQLRPLVPSLIFLPNDLSLVEGSPATRRRLVDRLCALLFPLYALRLHEYGRALRQRNAALRQGRNLAATARVMAPLATWIWACRLTATDLIRNGLEKGEGLLPRGVTVELKRGGKGLEDLHLDFWESLEACQKQEKTTGVCPIGPQRDDLLIRFGEKDVARCFSRGYRRRVAVALLLSSGWAVERKMRRKPILLLDEVMAELDLPGRERLIEVLLGTGWQVFAATAEACTPEWPGSVWSVEGGRVDGG